AGGTGCCGCGCGGTGTCACCGTCGCAGGTGTCGAGATCGGCGGCATGTCGCTCGACGCGGCGGAGGCAGAGCTCACCGAACAACTGACGCCGCGGCTCGACATGCCCGTCGACGTCACCGCCGGCGACACTCAGGGGCAGATCGTGCCCTCGGAGGCCGGGATCGGGATCGACTGGCCCGCGACCCTCGACCAGGTGGGTTCGCAGCCGCTCAATCCGTTCACGCGACTCGCGTCGTTCTTCGGGAACGACGAAGTCGGCGTGGTCTCCACACGCGACGAGGTCGCCCTGTCCGCAGCCATCGAAAAGGCCGCCGCTGCCGCCGCGCACGAACCGCGCGAGGGCAACATCGTCTTCGAGGACGGCACACCCGTTCCGGTGACGCCGCAGCCCGGCCAGCAGCTCGACGTCGCAGTCGCGGGCGACGTCTTCGCCGAGCGCTGGCCGTACGGTGATGTCTCGCTGCCCGTCGAGAGCGTCGACGTCACCGTCACCCGCGAGGGCCTCGACCGGGCGCTGGCGGAGGTCGCCGTTCCGGCCGTGGCACAGGATCTGGTCGTCCGGGGACTCGACGGGGCCGTCGGTGTGCTGCCGCGCGATGCGGTGGGCGCTGTCCTGTCGTTCGTGCCGGACGGTTCGGGCGGACTCGAACCGCAGTACGACACCGAGGCCGCGATCGGCATCCTGGCGCCGCAGCTCGCCCCGTCGGAGACCGAACCGAAGGATGCGCGGATCGTCCTCGACGGTGGTCGTCCGACGATCGTGCCCAGCGAGACCGGCGAGATGGTCGACTGGCCCGTCACCCTCGAGAGGTTGCCCGACCTGCTGAAGGAAGCGGGCGACCGCAGCACCGACGCGGTGTACAGGAAGGCCGAACCCGAACTCACCACCGAAGGCGCCGAGAAGCTCGGCATCAGGGAGGTGGTCTCGGAGTTCACCACCAGCGGCTTCGAATACGCTTCCGGCGTCAACATCCGGCTGGCCGCGCAGGAGATCAACGGCGCCATCGTGAAGCCGGGGGAGACCTTCTCCTTCAACGACTACACCGGTCCGCGCGGTGCGGCGCAGGGGTACATCGAGTCGGGCATCATCGAGGCCGGACGTCCCGGTAAGGCCGTGGGCGGTGGCATCAGCCAGCTCGCGACCACCCTCTACAACGCGACCTACTTCGCCGGGATGGAGGACGTCGAGCACACCGAGCACAGTTACTACATCTCCCGGTACCCGGCGGCCCGCGAGGCCACGATCTACGACGGCGCCATCGACCTGAAGTTCCGCAACCCGTTCGACACGGGCGTCCTGATCCAGACGATCGGCACGAGCTCGGACATCACGGTGCGCATCTGGGGCACCAAGACCGTCGACGTCCAGTCGGTCACCGGCAACCGCACGAACTTCACCTCGCCCAACACGATCACGTTGCCCGCCGGTTCGGCCTGCATTCCGTCGAGCGGCGCGCAGGGCTTCACCGTCACCGACACCCGGATCGTCACCGACGCACGGACGGGCGCGCAGATCTCGAGCGCGACCCGAACGGTCCGGTACGACCCGGTCCCGATCGTGAAGTGCATCAGCCCCGAACCGAAACCGAGCGACGAGCCCTCGGGCGGCGGCGACGCGACCTCCGGCGACACCGGATCGGAGGACGCCGAGGCCGAGGACGCACCGGCGCCCGCACCCGAATCGCCTGCGGCCGAAGCGCCGGCAGTCGAGGCACCTGCAGCGGGTGGAACCGAAGAGGAGTAGCGGACGTCCTCGAAACTTCGGGGAGGTTGTGTGCGGTTCCGGTGAAGGAACACGCACACAACCTCCCCTTACTTCGTCACTCCGGAAGCGGCACCACGTCGGGGATCTGGCCGTCGAGGAGGCGGAGCTGCTCCCGAGAAACGACGAGACCGACGTCGTGTGCGAAATCCGTGGGGGAAATCGCGCACAACGTCGGTCTCGTCTATCGCGCTACCGCCGTGAGCGGTTCGATCAGAACGCTGCTTCGTCGAGCTCCATGATGTCGAGGTCGACGTCGGTGATGATCTGACGCGCGACGCTCAGCTCCGGCAGGACGTTCTTGGCGAAGAAGGACGCGGCCGCGACCTTGCCCTCGTAGAACGCCTTGTCCGAGGCATCGACGCCGGCGTCGAGCGCGGAGAGAGCGATCTCGGCGTGCTCGAGCAGCAGCCAGCCGATCATCAGGTCGCCGAACGCCTCGAGGAAACGGACCGAACCGAGGCCGACCTTGTACAGCTCGGTGGGCTGTTCCTGCGCACCCATGAGGTACTGGGTGAGCGTCGCGACCATCGTCTGGGTCTCGCCGAGCGCGGTGGCCAGGAGCGTGCGCTCCTTCTTCAGACGCTGGTCGGCGTCGTCGCGCTCGACGAACTTCTTGATCTCACCGGCGATGTGGGCGAGCGCCACGCCACGGTCGCGGGCGATCTTGCGGAAGAAGAAGTCCTGCGCCTGGATGGCCGTGGTGCCCTCGTACAGCGAGTCGATCTTCGAGTCGCGGATGTACTGCTCGATCGGGTAGTCCTGCAGGAAGCCCGAACCGCCGAGGGTCTGGAGCGAATCCTTCAGGTACTGGTAGGCCCGCTCGGAGCCGCAACCCTTGACGACCGGCAGCAGCAGGTCGTTGATGCGGTGCGCGAGAGCGGCGTCGGCACCCGAGACCTGCTCGGCGACGACGTCGTCCTGGTGCGCCGCGGTGTACAGGTACACGGCGCGCAGGCCCTCGGAGTAGGCCTTCTGCATCGCCAGCGAACGCCGCACGTCCGGGTGGTGCATGATCGACACGCGCGGGGCGGTCTTGTCGGACATCTGGGTCAGGTCGGCGCCCTGGATGCGCTCCTTGGCGTAGTCGAGGGCATTGAGGTAGCCGGTCGACAGGGTCGCGATGGCCTTCGTGCCGACCATCATGCGGGCGTGCTCGATGACGTCGAACATCTGTGCGATGCCGTTGTGGACCTCGCCGACGAGCCAGCCCTTGGCCGGAACGCCGTGGCCACCGAAGGTGACCTCGCAGGTCGCGGAGGCATTGAGGCCCATCTTGTGTTCGACGTTGGTGACGAACACGCCGTTGCGCTCGCCCAACTCGTCCTTCTCGAAGTCGAAGTGGAACTTCGGGACGAAGAACAGCGACAGGCCCTTGGTGCCGGGGCCGGCGCCCTCGGGGCGGGCGAGGACGAGGTGGAAGATGTTCTCGAACAGGTCGTCGGAGTCGGCCGAGGTGATGAACCGCTTGACACCTTCGATGTGCCAGGAGCCGTCGTCCTGCTTGATCGCCTTGGTGCGACCGGCGCCGACGTCGGAACCGGCGTCGGGCTCGGTGAGGACCATGGTGGCGCCCCAGCCGCGCTCGACGCAGGTGGCGGCCCACTTCTTCTGCTCATCGGTGCCGTTGTCGTAGAGCACGCCTGCGAAGGCGGGGCCGGCCGCGTACATGAAGGCCGCGGGCTGGGCGCCGAGCATCATCTCGTTGACGGCCCACAGGAGGCTGCGCGGTGAGTCGGTGCCGCCGAGCTCCTCGGGGATGCCCATGGACCAGTAACCGGCGTCCCACCAGGCGCGGAACGACTTCTTGAACGGCTCGGGAAGCGACACCGAATGGGTCTCGGGGTCGAAGACCGGCGGGTTGCGGTCGGCGTCGGCGAAGCCTTCGGCTGCCGGCCCCTCGGTCAGTGTCTTGACCTCGGCGAGGATGCCGCGCGCGGTGTCCTCGTCCAGGTCGCCGAACTTGCCTGCTTCGAGGACCTTCTGAATCTTCAGGAACTCGAAGAGGTTGAACTCGAGGTCGCGGAGGTTGCTCTTGTAATGGCCCATGTCGTCGGTGTCTCCCAGTGTGGTGCGGTCCAGCTGGCTTCAAGTACCGCCCAAGTTATTACTCGTCGGTAACATCTCCATGTTACTCGTCGGGCAACTAACTGCCAAGAGGTGGTTTGCTCGCCACGACGAGCGCGTCGATCGCGGTTCCCGCATCGGTTTCCCGATATCGCCGTTCGGCAATCCTGATGTCCAATCTGCTGTCGATTTCCTCGACGAGATCGGTTGGTGTGTAGAGGATTTCCTTGTCCTGGGGTCCGCCCACTCCTTCGTGGGGATTTATTGCGTCGTGCCCCAGGAATATGAGGATTCCTTCAGGTTTCAGTGAATTGATCGCGTGGTCGAGAAGCGCCTTCCGCTGTGGCGGAGGAAAATGCAGGAAGACCGAGAGGATCAGGTCATACTCTCCGTCGAACGAGTCGGTCGTCACATCCGCGCGGACGTAGCGGAGCCGGTCTCGTGAGCGGGACGGCGCCTGCGCAGCGACCTGCCGGGCCTTGTCGAGGGCGACCTCGGAGAAGTCGACGCCCACGACTTCCCATCCGCGCGTCGCCAACCACAGGGAGTGACGACCTTCACCGCAGCCGAGATCGAGGGCGCGACCGTGCGGTAGCGACGTCACGTGTTCGACGATCACCGGATTGGGCGGCGCGCCCCAGATCAGTTCCGACGCCGCGTACTTCTCGTTCCAGGCCTGTGCATCCATGACCGCGACGCTAGCCTCGCGTGGCGATTGGGACCCCCGCTTGCGGTGAGGGTTACGGAAGCGCATCGTCGGGGTAGCGCTGTGACGAAATCGTGACCTGCGATATCGTTGACCGGATGCGATGTGCCGACACGCGGTACGTCGAGGAGGAGGAGTTCGTCTGATGGGTGCACAGATCGCTGTCCCTGCCCCGCTGAGGAACAGCGCGCTGCTCGGTCTGGGTGTGCACCGCCCCGAGCGCATCGTCACCAACGACGAGATCTGCCAGCAGATCGACTCGAGCGACGAATGGATCCAGTCGCGGTCCGGCATCAAGGAGCGCCGCTTCGCGAAGCAGCATCCGGAGGAGTCGGTCGTCGACATGGCGACGAGCTCCGCCGAGCAGGCCCTCGTGGCCGCCGGCCTCACGGGTGCGCAGATCGACACCGTGATCGTCGCGACCTCCACCTACCCCTTCCAGACCCCGCAGGCCGCGGCTCTCGTCGCCGACCGCATCGGCACCGGCGGCGCCGCGGCGCTCGACATCCAGGCCGGCTGCGCGGGCTTCTGCTACGCCCTCGGTGTCGCCTCCGATCTCGTGCGCGCCGGAACGGCCGAGCACGTGCTCGTCGTCGGTGTCGAGCGCATGAGCGACACCACCGAGCCCACCGATCGCTCGGTGCGCTTCATCTTCGGCGACGGTGCCGGTGCCGTGGTCGTCGGCCCGTCCGACGAGGTCGGCGTCGGTCCCACCGTCTGGGGCTCCGACGGTTCGCAGGCCAACGCGATCCGTCAGGAACCCGACTGGGTCGATTTCGCCACCAACCCGGACCAGAAGCGTCCCTGGATCATCATGGAGGGCACCGCGGTCTTCCGCTGGGCCGCCTTCGAGATGAGCAAGTTCGCCCGGCAGATCGCCGACAAGGCCGGCGTGGCCCTCGCGGACCTCGACGCCTTCGTCCCGCACCAGGCCAACCTGCGCATCAACGACGTCATCGTCAAGCAGCTCGAACTGCCCGAGACCGTCGCGGTCGCCGACGACATCATCGAGACCGGCAACACCTCCGCCGCGTCCATCCCGCTGGCGATGGAGAAGATGCTGCGTACCGGCCAGGTCGGGGTCGGATCCACCGCGCTGCTCCTCGCGTTCGGTGCCGGCCTGTCCTATGCGGGCCAGGTCGTGAAGATGCCCCCGCTCGCGAAGTAGGAAGCAGCGGTAGCAATACGACTTCGTAGCAGTATCGACATATGGCGAGTATTCGCACGTCGTCCGTTCCCCGTTGGGTCTGGATCCTGTGCTTCGTCGTGGTCTCCGTGGCCGTCGTCCTCCTCGAACCGATAGGGGACGACGAGCCGGGCGGTACCGGCGGGGGCACGGTCGAGAACCCCTCCGAAGCCCTCGAGGCGCTGGAGGCACTGCCCGTCCGGCCCGCCGAATCGCAGAGCGGCTACGACCGCTCACTGTTCGGCTCGGCGTGGACCGACGAAGTGACCGTCGACCTGGGGCGCAACGGCTGCGACACTCGTAACGACATCCTGCAGCGCGATCTCGTCGACGTCTCCTTCGAGCCCGGGAAGAAGCAGTGCACGGTCACTGCCGGCACGCTCGAGGACCCGTACACGGGGAAGACGATTTCCTTCCGTCGCGGGGTCGAGACCTCGTCCGCCGTGCAGATCGACCACGTCGTCGCCCTGTCGGATGCGTGGAAGAAGGGCGCCCGCCATCTGGACGACCAGCAGAAGCGGAATCTTGCGAACGATCCGCGCAACCTGATTGCCGTCGACGGCCCCACCAACCAGGGCAAGGGCGACTCCGACGCGTCGGAGTGGCTGCCGCCGAATACCGCCTTCCATTGCGAGTACGTCGTGCGGCAGATCGAGGTGAAGACGACCTACGAACTGTGGGTCACCCAGGCTGAACACGACGCGATGTCGCGGATCCTCTCCTCCTGCTGATACCGCTTCCTGCTGATCACGCCTCCAGCAGGGCCCGCGCGATGTCGTCCTCCGACATCAGTACGTGCGCCGCGGCCGGCCCGAGGGGCACGTAGCTGTCGTGGGAGGTGACCCGCGTGATCCGGCCCTGCCACGCATCGTCGACGAGCGTCGCGACGACCGATTCCGCGACACCTCCGCTGCGGCGCGTCTCGTCGACCACCACCACGCGCTCGAAGCGGCGGACGTGTTCGAGCAGCGCGGTCGTCGGCAGCGGCGACAACCACTGCAGGTCGAGGACGGTTGCCGCGACTCCCGCGCGACGGACGGCACGCAGACTCATCGGCACCCCGTTCCCGAAAGTCACCACCAGCACGTCGCGCCCGTCGCCGTAGACGCACACCGATCCCGGTGGAAGCCCGGCGGTGTCGGGGATCTGCTGCCACAGTCCGTCGCCCTCGTCGTAGAGGTCGCGCCGGTGGTACAGCGCGATCGGTTCCAGGTAGACGCACACCCGGCCCTCCTGACGAGCCAGCTCGACGCACGTGCGCAGCAGGGCGCCGGCCGTGGCGGGTGAACTCGGCACGGCCAGCACGAGACCGGGGATGTCGCGCAGCACGGCGACGGAATCGTCGTTGTGGAAGTGCCCGCCGAAGCCGCGCTGGTAGGGCAGGCCAGCGATGCGCACGACCATCGGATTGCGGTACCGCCCGTCGGAGAAGAACGCCAGACTCGCCGCCTCCCCGCGCAACTGGTCCTCGGCGTTGTGCAGGTAAGCCAGGTACTGGATCTCCGGGATCGGCAGCATGCCCGCGACGGCGAAGCCCAGCGCGGTGCCGAGGATCGTCTGCTCGTCGAGCAGGGTGTCGAACACGCGCAGGCGCCCGAAGCGCTCCTGCAGCCCTCGGGTGACGCCGTAGACCCCGCCTTTGAGGCCGACGTCCTCGCCGAACACGCAGGCGTGGGGATCCTCCTCGAGGAGCTGTCCGAGCGTGCGGGTGACGGCCCGGGCGAGCGTGAGCGGTTCACCGGCAGGATGCGGATCGTCGTCGACGAGCACGAGCCCGGATTCGAGCGGGCGCATCACGTCGGCGGCGGTCGCCAGTCGCGGCGGCCGGGTCAGTGAGTCCGCGACGGAGCCGACCTCGGCCCGTATCCGCTCGTACCGGTCGAGAACCCCTGCCGCATCGAGCATTCCGCGTGCGACGAGTTCACGGGCCGTACCCACCAGTGGGTCCCGCTCGTGGTCCGCGGCAAGATCCGACGGGCTGCGGTAGGCCGACTCGACGTCGGAACCGGCATGGCCGAGGAAACGCACTGCCCGCACGTGCAACAGGACCGGAGCCCGGGTCGTGCGCACCGTCTCCACGGCATCGGTTGCGGCAGCGAGCATCTCCACCGCATCGTCGCCGTCCACCGACCGGTACTCGATCCCCGGATACGACGACAGCGACCGCTCGAGCCAGCCGGGCGGGGTGGGCACACTGATGCCGAGTCCGTTGTCCTCACACACCAGCAGCAACGGCAACGGCAACCCGCGGTGCCGGCAGTAGGCGGCCGCGTTCAGGGCGCCGACGGCCGTCGAATGGTTCGCCGAGGCATCACCGAAACTGCACACCACCACCGAATCCCACGGCCACGCCGCGTCGAGCCCGAGTCGCTGCATCCGCGGTAGCGCGAGGGCGAGACCGACGGCCCGCGGCATGTGCGAGGCGATGGTCGACGTCTGCGGCAGGATGTTCAGGCCGGCGTTGCCGAACACCTTGTGCCGGCCCGCCGAGATCGGATCGAGCGTGGACGCCGCACATCCGGCGAGCACGTCGCGGATCGGGGTGCTGTCCTCGACGAGCGACGCGCGAGCCGCGTAGAAACCGCCCGAACGGTAGTGCAGCGGAGCGGGATCCGTCACCCGCGTGCACAGGCCCAGCGCGGCGTTCGATTCGTGGCCCGCCGATGCGATGGTGTAGAAGCCTTCGCCGCGTCCCTGCAGGGTGCGGGCCGCGACATCGAGGTGCCGCGACTGCACCTGGGCGTCGAAGTACCGCGCCAACAGGTCGTCGTCGACCTGCCGGTCGACCGGACGCGTCGGCGGTGCGTGCCCGGGCAGAGCGCGCACCGCGGTGACGAAACGTTCGTCGAGTTCGTCGGCGGCGGTCACTCCTTCTTTCTACGCCCGATCACCTCGGAAGGAGGTGGATCGGCCCCCCGTCGTTCGGGAACGGCAACGACGTGAAGTTCATCGGCGCGACGTAGTCGGCCGGCACGTGCCAGCGGAAACGCAACAGCAGATGGTGCAGCACCGTCTTGATCTCCGCTCCCGAGAAATGCATGCCCAGGCACCGATGCGCGCCACCGCCGAAGGGCGCCCACGCGTACTTGTGTACCTTGTCCTCGCGGCGCTCCGGCGAGAACCGCTCGGGAAGCGTGCATCACATCTCGGTTGCGTCGATTCGTGCCACGGGACGGTCGCTGGTCGGGCGTGCGGGTGCGTGCCATGCTGGCGCCATGGACGTCGAACGCCCCAAGCTCGAAGGCACCGTCGCGGTCGGGGAGGGCCGCCGGCTCGGTTTCGCCGAGTTCGGGTCGGCCCAGGGCCGCGCGGTGTTCTGGCTGCACGGCACGCCGGGTGCGCGCCGCCAGGTTCCCATCGAGGCCCGCGCCTTCGCCGAACGGAACCACATCCGCCTCATCGGGATCGACCGCCCGGGGATCGGCTCGTCTACACCGCATATCTACGAGAACGTCCTCGCGTTCAGCGACGACCTGCGCATCGTCGCCGACACCCTCGGGGTCGACCGCATGGCCCTCGTCGGACTGTCCGGCGGCGGCCCCTACACCCTCGCCGCGGCCTATGCACTGCGCGAACGGGTCGTCGCGGCTGCGGTCCTCGGCGGTGTGGCACCGGTCGTCGGTCCCGAGTCGATCGACAGCAACCTGATGAAGCTGGGCGCCTTCGTCGCGCCGGCACTGCAGACCGCGGGCGTCCCCATCGGCGTGGCGATGAGCGCGGCGATCCGCGTGGTGCGCCCGTTCGCGTCGCCGATCATCGACCTGTACGGACGGTTCTCACCCGAGCCCGACCGCCGCCTCCTCGCCCGTCCCGAGTTCAAGACGATGTTCCTCGACGACCTGCTCAACGGCAGCCGACGTCAGATCTCCGCGCCGTTCGCCGACATCGTCGTATTCACCCGCGACTGGGGTTTCCGCGTCTCCGACGTGAAGGTGCCCGTGCGGTGGTGGCACGGCGACACCGACCACATCATCCCGATCGAACACGGCCTGCACATGGTGGACCTGCTGCCCGACGCCCAGTTCCACCACCTGCCCGGCGAGAGTCATCTCGGGGGTCTCGGTGCGTCGGAGGAGATCCTCACTACGGTTCTGAAGTTGTGGGACCAGGACTGACCGAGGGCGAACGCCCGCTGCCGAGAGCGCTGCACCTGCGACCGTCGGCGCTGGCGGCGGTCGCCGTGGGCGGTCTGCTCGGGACGAGTGCCCGCTACGGCCTCGGCCGGTGGTTCCCCGTCGAGTCCGGGGGCTGGCCGGTCACGACCTTCGCGATCAACGTCCTCGGTGCGCTGCTGCTCGGATTCCTGCTCGAGGCACTGATCCGCATCGGTCCCGACACCTCCTGGCGTCAGGTGGTCCGGCTCGGGGTGGGCACCGGTGCGCTGGGCTCGTTCACCACCTACAGCGCGCTCGCGGTCGACACCGACCTGCTGCTGCGCGACGGTGAACTCGTCGCCGCGGCAACCTATGCGCTCGGCACGGTGCTCGTCGGCCTTCTCGCGACCGGCATCGGTGTCGCGCTGGGCGCGTGGTTCGGGAGTCGCCGAGCGGCACGGCGATGATCGCGGTGTGGGTGGCGCTGGCCGGCAGCGCCGGTGCGGTGACGCGGTTCGTCGTCGACAGCGCGCTGCGTGCCCGTTCCGGGTCGTCCCTGCCGTGGCCGACGGTGCTGATCAACGTCACCGGATCGCTGCTGCTGGGGCTGCTGGCCGGTGCGGTGCTGCTCCACGACGCCCCGACGACGATGCTCACGATCGCGGGAGTCGGTTTCTGTGGCGGCTACACGACCTTCAGCACGACCAGCGTCGACTCCGTCCGCCTGATCGTGGCGCGCCGCTACGGTGCCGCCTGCGCGATCGCGCTGGGCACCCTGGCGACCACGCTCATCGCGGCGGCCGCCGGACTCGCTCTCGCCGCCGTGTGGTGATCAGCGAGCGCGGTCGATGAGGCCGAGCACCGAGCGCAGTTCGTCGGCGTCGACCTGCCCGGGTGCCGAGGCGGTGCCGACCATCCCGAACGTCGCCGCCGATCCGAAGACCTGCCCGGCGATCCGCGACACCACGCCGAGGCCGCCCATCGACATGGTGATCAACGGTCGGTCGGCGTGGTCCTCGTGCATGGTGCGGGTCGCGTCGAGCAGGGTGAGCACGTCGGCCGTCGACTGCGGCATGACGGCGATCTTGCAGATGTCGGCGCCGAGTTCCTGCATCTCGCGTAGCCGCGCGACGATCTCGTCCTTCGGCGGAGTGGCGTCGAAGTCGTGGTTCGACGCCACCACCGCAACACCGCAGGCGTGGGCCGCCGCGACGATCCGCTCGACGGCGGCACGGTCGCGGCGGTACTCGACGTCCACCAGATCCACCGCGCCGCTCTCGGCGAGTGCGACCGTCAGATCGGCGTACGCCTCGTCGTCGATCGCGATCTCGCCGCCCTCGTCGGCGGTGCGGCAGGTCGCGAGCAGGGGAGTGCCCTGCAACTGCTCGGACAACGAGCCGGCCTGCGCGACCACCGAGGCGACGTCGTCGACGGTGTGGAAGAAGTCCACGCGCCATTCGACGACGTCGGCCCGCTCGGCGACGGCCGCGATCTGTTCGCGCAGCGCCTCGGGGGTGCGGCCGGTGACGGGGACGAGGATCGTGGGTGCGCCTTCACCGATCACCACGTCCTTGACGCGAACCGGTGTGATCGTTCGTCCCACGTGCCGTCTCCGTTCCCTCGTCCGATGATCGGCCTATTCGATCACGACCGCTTCGAACCGCTGTCCGCAGTGTCCGCACCGGCCTCGGTCCCCTCGACGACCACGACGGCGTCGTCCTTCGCCGCCTTCGCCGCCTTCGACGGGTCGGCGATCGCCTCGCCACGCGCGACCATGAGTGCTTCGTCGGAGAGCGGGATCTCCTTGATGAAGCACGCCAGGACGAATGCGATGAGCAGGAACGGGATGAGGTACCAGAACACCGGCGCCAGCGAGTCGGCGTAGGCGTCGACGATGCCTTCGCGGACGGGATCGGGCAGCAGCTTCATCGCCGCCGGATCGACGGTCGCGGTGGCC
This window of the Rhodococcus pyridinivorans genome carries:
- the aroD gene encoding type I 3-dehydroquinate dehydratase, translating into MGRTITPVRVKDVVIGEGAPTILVPVTGRTPEALREQIAAVAERADVVEWRVDFFHTVDDVASVVAQAGSLSEQLQGTPLLATCRTADEGGEIAIDDEAYADLTVALAESGAVDLVDVEYRRDRAAVERIVAAAHACGVAVVASNHDFDATPPKDEIVARLREMQELGADICKIAVMPQSTADVLTLLDATRTMHEDHADRPLITMSMGGLGVVSRIAGQVFGSAATFGMVGTASAPGQVDADELRSVLGLIDRAR